In a genomic window of Methanomassiliicoccus sp.:
- a CDS encoding FAD-binding oxidoreductase: protein MDRMVNELRGSTLHRTQDELAGIRGEVLRPGMMAYDRARALYNGIVDRRPAMIVRCAGSEDVVRCVRYARQNDVQVSVRAGGHGVAGNALNDGGLVIDLTAMRGVLIDPTERTARVGGGARWMDLDPVAQRLGLATTGGRVSSTGIAGFTLGGGAGWLMSRFGLACDNLRAATLVTADGGMVAANDDDEPDLMWALRGGGGNLGVVTSFELALHPIEVTLSGLLQWPRSQAREVLRTFRDLAMEAPDELGLVFACVTDRGGRPAITVTVCWTGGLEEGERCLSPLRSLGPPEVDTIGPMPYDKVQKMLDYTGVWGSRNYWKSGYIPQLTDEAMDELVAGTDAMPSPLSAIHLWAHHGEANRVPEDATAFPNRGFPFNLHIIGAWTDPRDDMGGIAWSRELYERMRPHFSDRSYVNFDDLRESARVVSAYGSNYQRLVDIKTRYDPDNMFRSNQNIKPRPAR, encoded by the coding sequence ATGGATCGGATGGTCAACGAACTTAGGGGGAGCACACTGCATCGGACGCAGGACGAACTAGCCGGGATAAGAGGTGAGGTCCTCCGTCCAGGAATGATGGCCTACGATCGAGCGAGGGCATTATACAACGGCATCGTCGATCGCCGCCCCGCCATGATCGTGAGGTGTGCGGGGTCCGAAGATGTCGTCCGCTGTGTTCGCTACGCCCGCCAGAACGATGTTCAGGTATCGGTGCGAGCAGGTGGTCACGGAGTCGCTGGAAACGCCCTTAACGATGGTGGACTGGTGATCGATCTTACCGCCATGAGGGGGGTTCTCATCGATCCCACTGAACGGACGGCCAGGGTAGGAGGTGGCGCCCGGTGGATGGATCTCGACCCCGTCGCCCAAAGACTGGGTCTTGCCACCACCGGAGGGAGGGTATCCTCCACCGGAATCGCTGGCTTCACCCTCGGAGGAGGGGCCGGTTGGCTCATGTCTCGCTTCGGCCTGGCGTGCGACAACCTCAGGGCAGCGACCCTGGTCACGGCCGACGGGGGGATGGTAGCGGCCAATGATGACGACGAGCCGGACCTGATGTGGGCGCTGAGGGGGGGTGGCGGGAACCTGGGAGTGGTCACCTCCTTCGAGCTCGCATTGCATCCCATCGAGGTCACCCTGTCCGGCCTGCTCCAATGGCCCCGCTCGCAAGCCCGTGAGGTCCTGCGGACATTCCGCGACCTGGCCATGGAAGCACCGGATGAGCTGGGCCTCGTGTTCGCCTGCGTGACCGATCGGGGAGGACGGCCGGCCATCACTGTCACGGTCTGCTGGACGGGCGGACTAGAGGAGGGCGAAAGGTGCCTCTCTCCGCTACGCTCCCTCGGTCCCCCGGAGGTCGATACCATTGGGCCGATGCCCTACGACAAAGTACAGAAAATGCTGGATTACACAGGCGTGTGGGGATCCCGCAACTACTGGAAATCCGGCTACATCCCGCAACTGACAGATGAAGCTATGGATGAGTTGGTGGCAGGGACCGATGCCATGCCCTCCCCCCTCTCCGCCATCCACCTGTGGGCTCACCATGGCGAGGCTAACAGGGTACCCGAGGACGCTACAGCCTTTCCCAACCGCGGCTTCCCCTTCAACCTCCACATCATCGGGGCCTGGACCGACCCCCGTGATGATATGGGGGGCATCGCCTGGAGCCGGGAGTTATACGAACGCATGCGGCCCCATTTCTCAGACCGCAGTTATGTGAACTTCGACGATCTCAGGGAGTCTGCCAGAGTGGTCAGCGCCTACGGGTCCAATTACCAGAGGCTGGTCGATATCAAGACAAGATATGACCCTGATAACATGTTCCGTTCCAACCAGAACATCAAGCCCCGTCCGGCGAGGTAG
- a CDS encoding glutathione-independent formaldehyde dehydrogenase: protein MKAVVYDGPGSVDVKEVPDPRIEGPNDAIIRMTTSAICGSDLHMYDGHTPAKPGMILGHEPMGVVEEVGEGVKMIKEGDRVVMPFNVACGTCLNCLKGYSSACLTMNPASAGAAYGYVEMGPYPGGQAELLRVPQADWACLPLPGKPGDEKEDDYVLLADIFPTSYHATEMAMVAPGRTVGIFGAGPVGLLAAYCSILKGASEVYVVDRSEKRLELAKSIGAIPINFTEGDPVKQIMELRQGTAVVSKSLHPEEKLMGVECGIDAVGYQANDRADPQQFNPNQVLSDLARLINPAGHLGVIGVYMKEDPQARNELEKKGILAIPFGMMWTKGITIGTGQAPVKNYQPYLRDLIANGKAKPSFIVSDRISISEAAQAYQEFDKRDNITKAVIKF from the coding sequence ATGAAAGCTGTTGTGTACGATGGACCGGGTTCGGTGGACGTCAAGGAGGTACCAGACCCCAGGATAGAGGGACCTAACGATGCGATTATCAGGATGACAACAAGCGCAATCTGCGGGAGCGATCTGCACATGTATGATGGGCATACTCCGGCCAAACCGGGGATGATCCTTGGCCACGAGCCCATGGGTGTAGTGGAGGAGGTCGGGGAGGGTGTGAAGATGATTAAGGAGGGTGATCGAGTGGTCATGCCCTTCAACGTCGCCTGCGGCACCTGCCTGAACTGCCTGAAGGGTTACAGCAGCGCCTGTCTCACCATGAATCCGGCCAGTGCGGGGGCGGCGTACGGGTATGTGGAGATGGGTCCCTATCCGGGCGGTCAGGCCGAGCTGTTGAGGGTGCCCCAGGCGGACTGGGCATGCCTACCGCTACCAGGCAAGCCGGGTGACGAAAAGGAAGACGATTACGTGCTCCTTGCCGATATCTTTCCTACTTCCTACCACGCCACGGAGATGGCCATGGTTGCGCCGGGTCGTACCGTGGGTATCTTCGGTGCCGGTCCGGTCGGGCTGCTGGCGGCGTACTGCTCGATTCTGAAGGGCGCGAGCGAGGTGTACGTGGTGGATAGATCGGAGAAGAGGCTTGAGCTAGCGAAGTCAATTGGAGCCATACCGATCAACTTCACTGAGGGCGATCCGGTGAAGCAGATCATGGAGCTCAGACAGGGCACCGCGGTGGTGAGCAAATCCCTCCATCCCGAGGAGAAGCTGATGGGGGTGGAGTGCGGCATCGATGCCGTCGGCTACCAGGCCAACGACCGCGCCGACCCTCAGCAGTTCAATCCCAACCAGGTGCTCAGCGATCTGGCGAGGCTGATCAACCCGGCCGGCCATCTGGGTGTGATCGGCGTGTACATGAAGGAGGACCCTCAGGCCAGGAACGAGCTGGAGAAGAAGGGCATTCTCGCCATCCCGTTCGGTATGATGTGGACAAAGGGGATCACCATCGGTACTGGGCAGGCTCCAGTGAAGAACTATCAGCCCTACCTTCGAGATCTGATCGCCAACGGAAAGGCCAAGCCCTCGTTCATCGTCAGCGACCGGATCTCCATCTCCGAGGCGGCCCAGGCCTATCAAGAGTTCGACAAGCGGGATAACATCACCAAGGCGGTGATCAAGTTCTGA
- a CDS encoding alkyl sulfatase dimerization domain-containing protein, producing MAMKEETIGPLESRSKNATADTKAINEHYLRSLPFEDELDFEDARRGFIAPLPDGGMVKDGKGQIVWDLGRFSFIEQDAKAPDTINPSLWRQSQLVVQGGLFKVVDGLYQVRTADLSNITFFEGDDGIVVADPLISVETARAALGLYYRHRPKKPVVAVIHSHSHVDHFGGVRGVIDEADVKSGKVKIIAPEGFLEAAVSENVMAGNVMSRRATYMYGNLLAPGPKGQVGAGLGVTTSSGTLSLLPPTDLITETGQRMNIAGLDFEFMLAPDTEAPAEMHWYIEQFKAVTAAENCCHTMHNTYTLRGAKIRDPLAWSKYLDQTIQMWGGRSEVMYGMHHWPVWGTERVLEMLTKARDGYRFINDQTLRLANHGLTPVEIAEHIELPKEVARHWAFRGYYGSLNHNVKATYVRYLGWFDGNPAHLHELPPEERGSKYVEFMGGAESVLEKAKDAFERGEYRWVAEIVNHVVFADPTNQRAKELQADALEQLGYQAESGPWRNFYLTGAKELRDGVMQLPVPVIPDDFMRSVSIPLLLDSLAVQLNGPKSEGRKITLNLTFIDSNEPCTLILDNAALSHRYGVHSEDADATIELRRASLIRMLAGQSSMDDQIRSGEIRIQGRGKALNELLSMLDTFEFWFNIVTP from the coding sequence ATGGCGATGAAGGAGGAAACTATTGGGCCGCTGGAGAGTAGGTCGAAAAATGCTACCGCCGATACCAAGGCCATAAATGAACATTACCTTCGGTCTCTGCCTTTCGAGGATGAGCTGGACTTCGAGGATGCAAGACGTGGTTTCATTGCTCCCCTACCAGATGGCGGGATGGTCAAGGATGGGAAGGGACAGATTGTCTGGGATCTCGGTCGCTTCTCCTTCATCGAACAGGATGCGAAGGCCCCCGATACAATCAATCCTAGTCTGTGGCGCCAGTCCCAGCTGGTCGTACAGGGCGGTTTATTCAAGGTCGTCGATGGCCTATATCAGGTTCGTACCGCTGATCTGTCGAACATCACCTTCTTCGAGGGTGATGACGGTATCGTTGTCGCCGATCCTCTGATCTCGGTGGAGACGGCAAGAGCGGCCCTTGGACTGTATTATCGACACAGGCCCAAGAAACCCGTTGTAGCAGTGATCCATTCCCACAGCCACGTGGACCATTTCGGTGGCGTTCGCGGAGTGATCGATGAAGCCGATGTGAAATCAGGCAAGGTCAAGATAATTGCGCCGGAAGGCTTCCTCGAAGCGGCTGTATCCGAGAATGTCATGGCCGGCAATGTCATGAGTCGCCGGGCCACCTATATGTATGGCAATCTCCTGGCTCCTGGACCAAAGGGGCAAGTGGGGGCCGGCCTGGGCGTGACCACTTCTTCCGGTACCTTGAGCCTGCTTCCCCCGACCGATCTGATCACCGAGACTGGGCAGAGGATGAACATTGCCGGCTTGGACTTCGAATTTATGTTGGCGCCAGACACTGAGGCCCCGGCAGAGATGCACTGGTACATCGAACAGTTCAAGGCGGTCACCGCCGCCGAAAACTGTTGCCACACGATGCATAACACCTACACTCTGCGCGGGGCCAAGATCCGGGATCCGCTGGCATGGTCCAAGTATCTGGACCAGACGATACAGATGTGGGGCGGTCGGTCGGAGGTGATGTATGGAATGCATCATTGGCCAGTGTGGGGAACCGAGCGTGTCCTGGAGATGTTGACCAAGGCCCGGGACGGCTATCGTTTCATCAACGATCAGACATTAAGGCTAGCTAACCACGGTTTGACTCCTGTGGAGATCGCTGAGCACATCGAGCTGCCAAAGGAAGTGGCCCGTCATTGGGCTTTCCGCGGCTACTACGGCTCTCTCAATCACAACGTCAAAGCGACCTACGTGCGCTATCTGGGATGGTTCGACGGCAATCCTGCCCATCTGCACGAACTGCCGCCCGAGGAAAGGGGTAGCAAGTACGTCGAATTCATGGGGGGCGCCGAGTCCGTGCTCGAGAAAGCAAAGGACGCCTTCGAGAGAGGAGAATATCGCTGGGTCGCCGAGATCGTAAACCATGTGGTCTTCGCCGATCCAACTAACCAAAGGGCGAAGGAGCTCCAGGCCGATGCACTGGAGCAGCTTGGCTACCAGGCGGAGTCGGGTCCGTGGCGCAACTTCTATCTTACCGGAGCGAAGGAACTGCGGGACGGAGTCATGCAGCTTCCCGTACCTGTCATTCCCGACGACTTCATGAGATCTGTAAGCATCCCTCTCTTGCTTGACTCATTGGCCGTGCAGCTTAATGGCCCAAAATCCGAGGGCAGGAAGATAACGCTCAATCTTACCTTCATCGACAGCAATGAGCCATGTACGCTCATCCTCGATAATGCTGCCTTGAGTCATCGGTATGGTGTTCACTCTGAAGATGCAGATGCTACGATCGAGCTCAGGAGAGCGTCACTGATCAGAATGCTGGCAGGGCAATCGTCGATGGATGATCAGATCCGCTCTGGAGAGATCAGGATTCAAGGCAGGGGGAAGGCACTAAATGAGCTGTTATCGATGCTGGATACATTTGAGTTCTGGTTCAACATTGTGACGCCTTGA
- a CDS encoding ferritin family protein has protein sequence MSDLSSVHSVLSIDRKLSKDELARALRLSIADEYEAIQIYQQMAEGIEDEGIKKVILDIVREEQKHASQFWDLLARVVPEEEKIYHEAVKENKELMGN, from the coding sequence ATGTCAGACCTGTCTAGCGTTCATTCGGTCTTGAGCATAGACCGAAAGCTGTCCAAGGATGAGCTCGCTCGCGCGCTAAGATTGAGCATTGCTGACGAATATGAAGCCATACAGATCTACCAGCAGATGGCCGAAGGCATCGAGGATGAGGGGATTAAGAAGGTTATATTGGACATAGTCCGGGAAGAGCAGAAACACGCCAGCCAGTTCTGGGACCTTCTGGCGAGAGTCGTCCCGGAAGAGGAAAAGATATACCATGAGGCGGTAAAAGAGAATAAAGAGCTCATGGGAAATTGA
- a CDS encoding chloride channel protein, with translation MTSISFIEGLHRSFDEDLGPYLRKWIPISIAVGIVSGLGAIVFQLLLNLVWNISYDSYVMPWYVLLMLPAVGGLLAGIVMMRFAPETAGPGTDHVISSMHHDGGKIRGIVAPVKMIASALTIGTGGSSGNEGPISQISASIASTIGTRMKLSRSEMRILVVAGMAAGWSAVFRAPLGSAIFAIEVPYKNDFEGNAAIPSIISSVTSYLVFVPFGGGGPIFSSDLTDVPITADLLSITLILGAIIGLIGILFVYLMKRVTGVFRGSKLPLPATTFIGGFLVGIIGLEYPQILGLGEGTIQLILGGTTISIALLIGILLAKMVATSFTVGSGGSGGIFFPSLIIGGAIGGSIALLLNLQPYPLFVLVGMGAMMAGVSKTPIAAAVLVTEMVGGYVVLIPLMIASTVSYLVSGKWSLYESQITSCRIGVDFSTLGGKKVKDIMSRDPVTVSSTASSRELMDIVRTHPHHIYPVVRDGRVEGIATRDGILGHKGELGQEQVQTGYHTIGPDASAVEAFEMMASKRLSTILVIEPLGGRVVGIVTRIDVFNAMEHMDERHHAF, from the coding sequence ATGACCTCAATTTCATTCATCGAAGGGTTGCATCGTTCTTTCGATGAGGACCTTGGCCCATATCTTAGAAAGTGGATTCCGATCAGCATAGCCGTTGGAATCGTTTCGGGGTTAGGAGCCATTGTGTTCCAGCTCCTGCTTAACCTGGTTTGGAACATCTCCTATGACTCTTATGTGATGCCTTGGTATGTCTTGCTGATGCTGCCTGCTGTGGGCGGCTTGCTAGCGGGCATTGTCATGATGCGTTTTGCTCCGGAGACTGCTGGGCCAGGCACTGATCATGTTATCAGCTCGATGCATCATGATGGCGGGAAGATCCGAGGAATCGTCGCACCCGTGAAGATGATCGCGTCGGCTTTGACAATTGGGACCGGCGGAAGCTCCGGAAACGAAGGTCCCATATCCCAGATTTCTGCGAGCATCGCCTCAACAATTGGGACGAGAATGAAGTTAAGTCGCTCCGAGATGAGGATTCTTGTTGTAGCCGGGATGGCCGCGGGCTGGTCCGCAGTCTTTCGAGCGCCGTTAGGCTCGGCCATTTTCGCCATAGAGGTCCCGTATAAAAATGATTTTGAAGGCAACGCCGCAATACCTTCGATCATCTCGAGCGTGACGTCATATTTGGTCTTCGTTCCGTTTGGGGGTGGTGGTCCGATCTTCTCCTCTGATCTGACCGATGTTCCCATAACGGCTGATCTGCTGTCGATAACGCTCATCTTGGGGGCGATCATCGGATTGATCGGGATCCTGTTCGTCTACCTCATGAAGCGGGTCACAGGGGTCTTTCGGGGTTCAAAGCTACCGCTGCCTGCGACGACATTTATCGGGGGCTTCTTGGTGGGCATCATAGGTCTCGAGTACCCGCAGATATTGGGGCTTGGTGAAGGAACGATACAGCTGATCCTTGGTGGAACGACTATTAGCATAGCTCTGTTGATTGGCATTTTACTGGCCAAGATGGTTGCCACTTCATTCACTGTTGGCTCAGGCGGAAGTGGTGGAATATTCTTCCCGTCATTGATCATCGGAGGGGCCATTGGCGGTTCGATCGCTCTTCTTCTGAACCTACAACCTTATCCTCTCTTTGTCCTCGTCGGAATGGGGGCGATGATGGCCGGGGTATCAAAAACTCCCATCGCCGCAGCTGTCCTAGTCACTGAAATGGTAGGTGGTTATGTAGTCCTGATCCCGCTGATGATCGCCTCCACCGTCAGTTACTTGGTTTCTGGAAAATGGAGCCTTTATGAAAGTCAGATCACTAGCTGCAGGATCGGGGTGGACTTCTCCACTCTTGGTGGGAAAAAGGTAAAGGACATCATGTCCAGAGATCCTGTCACAGTCTCGTCGACCGCTTCGAGCCGAGAGCTGATGGATATCGTCCGCACGCATCCGCACCACATTTACCCGGTCGTTCGAGACGGCAGGGTAGAAGGGATAGCTACCAGGGACGGCATCCTGGGTCATAAGGGTGAGCTGGGTCAGGAACAGGTTCAAACCGGATATCACACCATCGGCCCGGATGCCTCAGCCGTTGAAGCCTTCGAGATGATGGCATCCAAGAGGCTGTCGACCATCTTGGTGATCGAACCCTTGGGTGGCAGAGTGGTAGGAATCGTGACCAGGATAGATGTGTTCAATGCCATGGAGCATATGGACGAAAGGCATCATGCCTTTTAA